TTTGATTTATGAAGGTAAGAAATGCTAACATGCAATCAATTTGCATATACCAGGGATGACTTCAAGGATTATGCAGAACTATGCTACAAAGAATTTGGTGATAGAGTTAAGCATTGGATCACATTAAATGAGCCATGGACATTTAGCAACGGGGGTTATGCATTGGGAAATTTCGCACCTGGTCGATGTTCTAAGTACGTTGACCCTAACTGCACTGCTGGTCATTCCGGGACTGAACCCTATTTGACTGGTCATTATCAGCTCCTATCTCATGCTGCCGCAGTCCATGTTTATAAGCTCAAGTATCAGGTATATTTACATATACACTAAACAAGCGTAATGGAGAtgaatttttatgtttagatatgTTACATGTGAATATTAATGAAGGCATCACAAAAGGGACAAATTGGAATCACATTAGTGTCTCACTGGATGGAACCCTTTTCCAATGCTAAAAGTGATCAACATGCTGCGCTTCGAGCCCTCGATTTCATGTACGGTTGGTAAGTATTTCCACCCCTCAATAActtcccaaacatcaaaaatttaCATCTGCTGGTTTCTGGCAATTCATAAgatctttttttttccctttagGTTCATGGATCCATTAACATTCGGCCGATATCCACTGAGCATGCAATCTCTAGTTGGAGATAGGCTTCCAAAATTCAATAAAGAAGAATCTGACATGGTCAAGGGTTCATTCGACTTCCTCGGACTCAATTACTACACTGGCAATTACGCAGAACATGTTCTGAACGCTAATAACAATATTAATCCTAGTTACACCACTGATGCTCAAGCTAAGCAAACTAGTAAGTTTGTTTTGAACTACTAGTACATAGTAGCTTTTTTGCTGGTTCAGGACTTTTTGTAAGTCCGAGTTACATTATTCTTAGCTAGCTTATTAACAGTGCTGCTTTTTATTGTGACAGCTGACAGAAATGGCGTTCCCATCGGTCTTAAGGTTTGAGCTTGCATATTATGTATTTTTTGTTGTAAACATTTCTTAATTGGAACGAAACACTAATGGTTTGATTATCAAATGTGCAGTCGGGATCTCCTTGGTTGCATGTGTACCCACAAGGAATGAGAAGTTTACTACATTACACAAAACGAAAATACAAGAATCCTGTAATTTACATTACTGAAAATGGTAAATAAATTATTGAAAAATTTATGGTTCTATCTGATGTTCTCAGTTAATCATATGGGTTCTTGTAGTCCAATTATCTGTGGTAATTGTGCACGtattagatttatttattcttcTATGTTTATTGTGTTGTTTTTAGGGATATCAGAGAAAAATGATCCAACATTACCATTGAAGGAAGCGTTGAAGGACGACTTGAGGATCACTTACTACCATAGCCATCTCTACCAAGTTCAAATAGCTATCAAGTAAGCTAAACTCAAGTCTCTGCTTCTCGATCTTTTTGCCTGGCCAGCAGCCAGACTTTATGTTTCACAAGAATGGATACGTTAACACTTTTCATGGTTCTATAAAACTGAAATGAATTACATTTTTTTTCGAACTCAAGTCATTGGTAATGTCATCCACTgaatttttaccaccgtattaCAGTTTAACAtcatcattttatttatttacttatttATTGCAAATGGTGCAGGGAGGGTGTTGATGTCAGGGGATACTTTGCATGGTCTTTGCTAGACAACTTTGAGTGGAATGCTGGCTACACAGTTAGGTTTGGGATCAGTTTTGTGGACTATAAAGATGGTTTATTGAAGAGATATCCTAAATCTTCTGCACTATGGTTCAAAAACTTCCTCAAGAAACCCTAGATGATCAATGCATGTGCAAAATGCCAATTATATATTATTTACAGCGTAATTAAGAGCCAATGTATAATTCAGATTCTATGCAACAATAAATAAAAGGTTGAATTTCTATGTGATTTTTCTCTAATGAATTGTGTAGTTTGAAATACTAGAAAAAATGGATGAAGTGTCTGagaaataaataaagagaaattGAGAAATATACACCTATCCAAAACCCAGTTTACAAATATATGcccatttttttttcaacttttcaaatATACCTCTGTCTCCACTTTTCCATCCATCTTGGTTAAGTCTCATTGAATTGTTACTGATTTACCCTTTACTCATTGACACGTTGCCCTTCTTCATCATTTTAAAGGTTCATTGATCTCGGTTCATGATCGTTTCACCATTTTCAGGTTCATTATATCATTCCCCAAAATGTacatcatgttagagcattgctcggtcgaactcgcatgcgttgctatctaaagcatgtttgtcaatgttagtgatcaaaactataagtcttgatttctagtctattatagctacgtctcggactaggatagaaagtgtagttgaactcaaggacttcatggagattcatcatacaagtagaagaactactcaaggaaccgatggaacttctcgacaaaaaggtatgtgaagacttgaacttatctatcactcaaaagtctatctactctatctactactctttgagacaagaagtcgtatgttgtatatatagactttgattatatacatttggtatttcgaaccgagtatacctcgcctatctatatcttgaaatatgaattggtaagcttttcgatttaaccaagtttatctttaccatgtgatgaaagtcatgatatgtttcaatcatcttgaaaattgttttggggagaaatagtgtaacaactatataacgtcctataagaatgtttcaatgattgaaatgagagtttagattacataacaaatggtggacataagcattgttgtggaaacacatttatgtataagtcctattccttgaaccaaagtttgcgaactttgttgatcaagaaaaccggaagaatggcgtgagccaagtccgcgaactgcctaaGTTCTCAAAACCAAGAATTTTTGTTGgatttgacaaactacttgcatgaaactaagtccgcgaaccggcgaagttatcatacccgagaatttttgctggagtttgtaaactctgcccggtaacttaagtccgcgaacctagtttgcgaacttgagaaggttatatatctgaagatgatttctgaactaaaacttaaaaagactaaggaatgcagtttgcaaaccgtggctataaaagttcatgaaccgattcaagtgaatcaaatcatctttgcttcaattgtgtcttgtgtagtacataagagttccttgcaattgaacaactctctaactagttcatttgaaatcatttgaactagttatggtgaagaataacattgttgatatgaaatgctcatatggctaaccatttggttaactattgttgaaccaacaagtgcatacgtttgggtacggttaacaaacctagaagcgtgcattatcaagtgtgtgtaacaagataagttttcgatctaacggttgagaactattagcttgaatctaaatcaggttttcatctaacggtgaatattgattgctttgttaccaaggtaacttaattgcaaaccctgatttcaaagactatataagaggaactctagtatctgtgcaaaactaatccccacacctcacatgtgatactagtttgcatactagagtcggttctcctttaacctttggatttcttcttctaaaaccaggttaacaacttaaagacttcattgggattgtgaagacataccgatactacttttatcgtagttatgtgatctgatcttgcatcttctatcgtaggagtacaatcatattgattggcttgagattgatatctctgataggcaagatataaaaattaatcacaaacatcttcgtctcattgtttgtaattccgcaatatcttgttgcgctaccatacgattaagattgttgtgaggtgattgataactctacgttgttcttcgggaatataagacctgattataaattggttcatgttcaccttgattattatcaaaagacggaacaaaaaccttttagggtttatctgtggcagacagattgatcctttgatagacttgtctgtgtgagacagatttgtttattgtcaagtcttcgactttgggtcgtaacaactcttagttgtgggtgagatcagctaagggaatcaagtgcgcattatcctgctgggatcagaggcgtatggagtacaactgtaccttgcatcagtgggagactaattggggttcaactacagtccagtccgaagttagcttggagtaggctagtgtctgtagcggcttaatacagtgtgtgttcaatctggactaggtcccggggttttttctgcatttgcggtttcctcgttaacaaaatttctagtgtctgtgttatttctatttccgcattatattgttttatctttataattgaaataatacaggttgtgcgtttagatcatcaattagaataatccaacctttggttgttgattgacattgattgatccttggatattggtctttggtaccatccaagttattccttgtgtttgattaaagactcgttgatttctattagcttgagtaaatcaaaacaagagagagatattaactccttgagatacttttacctatattgagtctgactgtctagttgattctctagacagtatttcggagttagtccatacagattgctggttttctttttacgtttcttttttttttccagaattttCTAgcaatttatgaccagctgttgagcgggtcttttatttttttcttgcatgttatgaccaccTGTGTAGCGAGtctaaaattaaaaacaaaaaaacaaaaaaaaatgatcagctgtgtagcgggtctattgttttgttttcttatcattttcttatgatcagctgttgagcgggtcttaaaaaaaattaaaaaaataaaaaaataaaattagttgTTGGCATGACAATTGAGCTGGCTTCTCTTGATGCTTTGAATGATTTTCTCAATTTCGTCGCAAACGCCAAGTGAGCTGCAATTTAGGcgtttattcctcggatgatcgAAAtagcttgtactttctacaaaagcactaaaatagtatcgttaaccaaaatatcgagtcctagctaatataaatatgggtataaaatgtagcatttacatgcttatcaattgttaagcgaaatattgggtggtgttgttagacccccgtttttcacatCATTCCCAAGTTCATGGTTCCCAAATTATAGGTACAGGGTTCCCAAGTTATAGGGTTCATCGTTTCAAATTGGTGGGAAATCGACCTTGCACAAAGGAGATGTGGTTCTGGGATAAATAAGACTTTTGAGATAACTGTCACATTGCGCTTAAATGGATGGAATCCGTTTTTTCAAAAAACAAGATAGTGGGACCAAGTCAAAACAGGCCTATATTcgaaaagttcaaaaaaaaactgGCCTATGCTGAaaacgcaaaaaaaaaagaagcctaTATTTCCAAATCGCCCAAAATTGCAATTGTTCATAGGTTGTTGAACATTTTTTATCTAGTAACACTACAATCATTTATTTGACATATAATTATTTAtacagttgtttgagggtgaaaacggtttctgctgattttggtaatttcgggtgtgtgggtgagaaacgaatttaaaccctaaacaatgtactccaagggagtactttagattcgagagatcaatctgtacaaatccggcctaagcaaagaaatggtcattcaagacttacttcggtcacaaagtgaatgagaagggttggttttggggagggaagcgaagaaagtgttgagaccagaatagttgattctggaagagtagttgtttcacaacttgtatcagaaagtgggaagctaacagatggaaagctagcaaatgttttctgagtgttgtatcctcctgacctgaacttgttgttcggtggaaataggtaatgcctatttatataagtcgaagtgaaacgtactctggtctcattaagaaatggaaaatggatgagtaaatgggaggaggtggtaactggtaacgcttggaattgatgttccataaaagaaagtgtttcaccattactccctgtatttactaaccgcctcatccttatgacactttcttataacgagcgtagtgtacgccgcacgctgtaaaccgccaaaccaataaccaatgagcatcccccagtttgtgacatgtgttgatgtctcgagtgttttcgtggaaaatatgtagcatgttgttgttgtctggcaagttgagcttgggagacttgcaggctcggtggtgaccttcaacggtcgagattttgcatcttaagaagaAGGTatccattgattattgcaacctttcgttatGTAGCCTGTGGCATGAAAGCataatcagtatggctttaatatggcccagtttaggcgcggccaaaagttagggatttggctttgtttaggcgcgaccaaactagggccaaaggttgccatgtgttagctggtaaccttggacggctaagatctgcatcttagatgaaaaagtggccgttgattgttgcaggccttcgttttggtaactgcatagggaaggtcggcatggtatggcgcgacaaggtggttgacatgccattggcacatgtggcatggcatgccttggcgcggtttggcgtggaaaaactaggtttttgggccaaaggttaccatgcgttgtttggcgaccttggacggctaggatttgcatccaggatggaagagtggtcgttgatcttcgcacgcCTTTGTTTAGGTAGCCatatggggaaggccggcatggtatggcgcgacaaggtggttgacatgccattggcacatatggcatggcatgccttggcgcggtttggcgtggccaaaactagggttttgggccaaaggttaccatgcattgtttggagaccttggacggctaggatttgtatctaggatggaaggatggtcgttgatcgtcgcacgcattcgttttggtagccgcatagggaaggacgg
This DNA window, taken from Papaver somniferum cultivar HN1 chromosome 3, ASM357369v1, whole genome shotgun sequence, encodes the following:
- the LOC113355586 gene encoding beta-glucosidase 12-like codes for the protein MKTVRGVLIGFLVIQLAASVSLVHFREAINYHDSRSEQFNRSWFPAGFTFGTASSSYQYEGAASKDGRGPSIWDTFTHKFPEKILDGSNGDVAVDSYHQYKEDVKIMQEMGLDSYRFSISWSRILPTGKLSGGVNKEGIKYYNNLINELLSKGVQPYATLFHWDLPQGLEDAYGGFLSPHIVDDFKDYAELCYKEFGDRVKHWITLNEPWTFSNGGYALGNFAPGRCSKYVDPNCTAGHSGTEPYLTGHYQLLSHAAAVHVYKLKYQASQKGQIGITLVSHWMEPFSNAKSDQHAALRALDFMYGWFMDPLTFGRYPLSMQSLVGDRLPKFNKEESDMVKGSFDFLGLNYYTGNYAEHVLNANNNINPSYTTDAQAKQTTDRNGVPIGLKSGSPWLHVYPQGMRSLLHYTKRKYKNPVIYITENGISEKNDPTLPLKEALKDDLRITYYHSHLYQVQIAIKEGVDVRGYFAWSLLDNFEWNAGYTVRFGISFVDYKDGLLKRYPKSSALWFKNFLKKP